One window from the genome of Spirosoma rhododendri encodes:
- a CDS encoding sugar phosphate isomerase/epimerase family protein, translating into MSSLSIPKSIGIQLFSLPKRLNNDLPGTIDMLAQMGYTEVELFGPYPFSTDMALAEWEAITPYLGFSGSGFFGRTVREMHGILSQNGMSVAALHTDLDTLQYRMDKLGEAAQTLGTNYVVLPAIPEQHRQTMDDYRRMADTFNQIGESARQAGVRFAYHNHGYGLHEQDGQTPLQLLLDHTDPELVFLELDIYWTTAGGADPITLLDSYSDRYRLIHLKDMAEPVRFSGDGSVSTEWMSLFPYMTTLGNGVLNVSDIVAKAQAAGVEHFIVEQDLVADPDVSLRKSSDFLRPIG; encoded by the coding sequence ATGTCCAGCCTGTCAATCCCTAAATCCATTGGCATTCAGTTGTTTTCACTCCCCAAACGCCTGAACAACGATCTACCCGGCACCATCGATATGCTGGCGCAGATGGGCTACACCGAAGTTGAACTGTTTGGGCCGTACCCGTTCAGCACCGACATGGCGCTGGCCGAATGGGAAGCCATCACGCCCTATCTGGGCTTTTCGGGCAGTGGCTTCTTTGGCCGGACGGTGCGGGAGATGCACGGTATTCTGTCGCAAAACGGAATGAGCGTTGCGGCCTTGCATACCGATCTCGATACGCTGCAATACCGCATGGACAAACTCGGTGAAGCCGCCCAGACGCTCGGCACCAACTACGTTGTGCTACCCGCGATTCCCGAACAGCACCGCCAAACGATGGATGACTATCGGCGTATGGCCGACACCTTCAACCAGATTGGCGAGTCGGCACGGCAGGCGGGAGTCCGGTTTGCGTACCACAACCACGGTTACGGACTGCACGAACAGGATGGGCAGACGCCCCTGCAACTGCTGCTGGACCATACCGACCCGGAGCTGGTCTTTCTCGAACTCGACATTTACTGGACCACCGCCGGAGGTGCCGACCCGATAACGCTGCTGGACAGCTACTCCGACCGCTACCGCCTGATTCACCTTAAAGACATGGCCGAACCCGTCCGGTTTTCGGGCGACGGCAGCGTATCGACGGAGTGGATGTCGCTGTTTCCGTACATGACCACCCTGGGCAATGGCGTGCTCAACGTGTCCGACATTGTCGCCAAAGCGCAGGCGGCAGGCGTCGAGCATTTCATCGTTGAGCAGGATCTGGTAGCCGACCCCGACGTGTCGCTTCGAAAAAGCAGCGACTTCCTGCGGCCGATAGGCTAA
- the argH gene encoding argininosuccinate lyase — protein MKLWQKEGVSTAEQIERFTVGRDREMDLYLAPFDVQGNLAHARMLETIGLLTTDELTQLTTELNAIYAQIGQGQFEIEDGVEDVHSQVELMLTRKLGDVGKKIHSGRSRNDQVLVDLKLFTRDRLWQVAQAIERVFNQLVKRSEQHKDDLLPGYTHLQIAMPSSFGLWFGAYAEALSDDMLTLQTAYRLANRNPLGSGAGYGSSFPLNRTLTTELLGFEGMHVNVVYAQMSRGKTEQTALTAIAAIAATIGRMAMDVCLYNSQNFGFLILPDALTTGSSIMPHKKNPDVAELLRAKSNRLKALPMEVTMVLSNLPSGYHRDMQLLKEILMPAFDEILDCLSISEFMLEHLQVKPNLLDDSKYDLLFSVERVNELVLQGVPFREAYRVVGKEIAEHTYERPTQLNHTHEGSIGNLGTDLIVAQMKQALDGFGATRAQEAIRQLVGMIE, from the coding sequence TTGAAACTCTGGCAGAAAGAAGGCGTCTCGACGGCCGAACAGATTGAACGCTTCACCGTCGGGCGCGACCGCGAGATGGACCTGTATCTGGCTCCGTTCGATGTGCAGGGCAACCTCGCCCACGCCCGGATGCTCGAAACCATCGGCCTGCTCACCACCGATGAACTGACCCAGCTAACGACCGAACTCAACGCCATTTACGCGCAGATCGGGCAAGGGCAGTTTGAGATTGAAGACGGTGTCGAAGATGTGCATTCGCAGGTCGAGCTGATGCTGACGCGCAAGCTGGGCGATGTGGGTAAGAAGATTCACTCGGGCCGGTCGCGCAACGATCAGGTACTGGTCGATCTGAAGCTGTTTACCCGCGACCGGCTCTGGCAGGTTGCGCAGGCCATTGAGCGGGTATTTAATCAGTTAGTAAAGCGGTCGGAGCAACACAAGGATGATTTGTTACCGGGCTACACGCACCTGCAAATCGCTATGCCATCGTCGTTTGGGCTGTGGTTCGGCGCGTATGCCGAAGCCCTGTCCGACGATATGCTGACGCTGCAAACGGCCTACCGGCTGGCCAACCGCAACCCGCTGGGGTCGGGCGCGGGCTATGGCTCGTCGTTCCCGCTGAACCGAACGCTCACGACCGAACTGCTGGGCTTCGAGGGGATGCACGTCAACGTGGTTTACGCGCAGATGAGCCGGGGCAAAACCGAACAGACGGCCCTGACAGCCATTGCCGCCATTGCCGCCACCATCGGTCGAATGGCGATGGACGTCTGCCTCTACAACAGTCAGAATTTTGGCTTCCTGATTTTGCCCGACGCCCTGACTACGGGCAGCAGCATCATGCCGCACAAGAAAAACCCCGACGTAGCCGAACTGTTGCGGGCTAAGAGCAACCGCCTGAAAGCGCTGCCGATGGAAGTAACGATGGTACTAAGCAACCTGCCATCCGGCTATCACCGCGATATGCAGTTGCTCAAGGAAATTCTGATGCCCGCTTTCGACGAAATCCTCGACTGTTTGAGCATCAGCGAGTTTATGCTCGAACACCTGCAAGTAAAGCCAAACCTGCTTGATGACTCGAAGTACGACCTGTTGTTCAGCGTGGAGCGGGTCAACGAGCTAGTCTTGCAGGGTGTGCCGTTCCGCGAAGCCTATCGCGTCGTTGGGAAAGAAATCGCGGAGCACACCTACGAACGACCAACGCAACTCAACCACACGCACGAAGGCAGCATTGGCAACCTCGGCACCGACCTGATCGTCGCGCAGATGAAACAGGCCCTCGACGGCTTCGGCGCCACCCGCGCACAAGAAGCCATTCGGCAGCTAGTTGGAATGATTGAATGA
- a CDS encoding MFS transporter, with translation MVDAPPPHDPYASLRIAEFRYFISNSFLITATLLIQEVILGYELYKMTHDPLTLGLVGLAEALPFIALSLFGGHLADRRDKKRLLQWSLLVIILGSVILYGVFQPNVVSQLSQTTQLSVIYGVLMLIGTAKGFYSPASSSLKPFLVPRELYANSATWSSSAWQAGAIVGPGLAGFFYSWFGFDNTLIIIIALLVVCLLLITLIDRRPVPVSAGPVQSLRESLKEGFRFVFKTPIVLYAISLDLFSVLFGGVVAILPIFAEDILRVGAEGLGFLRAAPSVGAVLTLAVMTQYPPTHNAWRNMLLAVAGFGVATVIFALSTNFYLSLFMLALTGAFDSVSVIIRQTILQIFPPDHLRGRVAAVNGIFVSSSNEIGAFESGVMARLFGTVPSVLIGGAFTIIVVSYVYLRSKNLFSVRLS, from the coding sequence ATGGTTGATGCCCCCCCGCCCCACGATCCCTATGCGTCGCTTCGCATTGCCGAATTCCGCTATTTCATTTCCAACAGTTTCCTGATCACCGCCACGCTGCTGATTCAGGAGGTAATTCTGGGTTATGAGCTGTACAAGATGACCCACGACCCGCTGACGTTGGGATTGGTCGGTCTGGCGGAGGCCCTGCCGTTTATCGCCCTGTCGCTGTTTGGCGGGCACCTCGCCGACCGGCGCGACAAAAAACGATTGCTGCAATGGAGCCTGCTGGTGATTATTCTGGGATCGGTGATTTTGTACGGCGTGTTTCAGCCCAATGTCGTGAGCCAGCTATCCCAGACGACACAATTGAGCGTCATCTACGGTGTACTGATGCTAATCGGTACGGCGAAGGGGTTTTATTCGCCGGCCAGTTCGTCGCTGAAACCGTTTCTGGTGCCCCGCGAACTATACGCTAACTCGGCCACCTGGAGCAGTTCGGCCTGGCAGGCCGGGGCTATCGTCGGGCCGGGGCTGGCCGGTTTTTTCTACAGCTGGTTCGGCTTCGATAATACGCTGATTATCATCATTGCCCTGCTAGTGGTTTGCCTGCTATTGATTACGTTGATCGACCGCAGGCCGGTACCGGTCAGTGCCGGGCCGGTACAAAGCCTGCGCGAAAGCCTCAAAGAAGGCTTCCGGTTTGTGTTCAAGACGCCCATTGTGCTGTACGCCATTTCGCTCGATCTGTTCTCGGTACTGTTCGGTGGGGTTGTGGCTATTCTGCCCATCTTCGCCGAAGATATTCTGCGCGTTGGGGCCGAAGGACTCGGCTTTTTGCGGGCCGCACCATCGGTCGGGGCCGTGCTGACGTTAGCGGTCATGACCCAGTACCCGCCGACGCATAACGCCTGGCGCAACATGTTGCTGGCGGTGGCAGGCTTCGGTGTGGCTACGGTCATTTTCGCACTGTCGACCAATTTCTACCTGTCGCTGTTTATGCTGGCCCTGACCGGCGCATTCGACAGCGTGAGCGTTATCATCCGACAAACGATTTTGCAGATTTTCCCACCCGATCACCTGCGGGGTCGAGTCGCGGCTGTTAACGGTATTTTCGTCAGCTCGTCCAACGAGATTGGTGCATTTGAATCGGGCGTGATGGCTCGTCTGTTCGGCACTGTACCGTCGGTGCTGATCGGTGGTGCGTTCACGATAATCGTGGTCTCGTACGTGTACCTGCGTTCGAAAAACCTGTTTTCGGTACGACTGAGCTGA
- a CDS encoding SMP-30/gluconolactonase/LRE family protein, translating into MKSTTVLCLGMLVVCASLPTQAKPKPGKLVKAWETDSTLRTPESVLFDPSENVLYVSNIDGKSDELDGSGFISKVSPDGKITNLRWTSGLNAPKGMGLHKDRLYVTDLYRLVAINTATGQAEKTWDAVPQQGAFLNDVTIDKAGTVYVSDNRNNKIYRLKDDKWEVWMEGEQLNGPNGLLVVGTDKLLIGSGKLGALQAVDINTKAITKLADGMAATDGIEPEGKKNYFVSDWNGQVFHVTADGNKQQVLDTRTDKINSADIAYINKRKLLIVPTFFKNKLVAYKWQ; encoded by the coding sequence ATGAAATCGACTACTGTTCTGTGCCTGGGTATGCTGGTGGTCTGCGCCAGCCTACCGACGCAGGCTAAACCGAAGCCCGGTAAGCTGGTGAAAGCGTGGGAAACCGACTCTACCCTGCGAACGCCCGAATCGGTGCTGTTCGATCCCTCCGAAAACGTCCTGTACGTGAGTAACATCGACGGTAAATCCGACGAGCTGGATGGTAGCGGCTTTATCTCGAAAGTGTCGCCCGATGGTAAGATCACCAACCTGCGCTGGACGTCGGGGCTGAACGCGCCGAAGGGAATGGGCCTGCACAAAGACCGGCTGTACGTGACGGACCTGTACCGGCTGGTGGCCATCAACACCGCAACCGGGCAAGCCGAAAAAACGTGGGACGCCGTACCGCAGCAGGGGGCTTTCCTCAACGACGTGACCATCGATAAAGCCGGTACAGTTTACGTCTCCGACAACCGGAACAACAAGATTTACCGCCTGAAAGACGACAAGTGGGAGGTCTGGATGGAGGGTGAACAACTCAACGGACCCAACGGCTTGCTGGTGGTGGGTACCGATAAGCTGCTGATCGGTAGCGGCAAGCTGGGTGCGTTGCAGGCTGTCGATATCAACACGAAAGCCATCACCAAACTGGCCGACGGCATGGCCGCTACGGACGGTATCGAGCCGGAGGGAAAGAAAAACTACTTTGTGTCGGACTGGAACGGGCAGGTTTTTCATGTTACCGCCGATGGTAACAAACAGCAGGTACTCGACACCCGCACCGACAAAATTAACTCCGCCGACATCGCCTACATCAACAAGCGCAAACTGCTGATCGTCCCGACGTTCTTCAAGAACAAGCTGGTGGCGTACAAATGGCAATGA
- a CDS encoding RagB/SusD family nutrient uptake outer membrane protein, whose product MKKSYILAGLLTLSLTACTDKFLDLAPISSINTSSYYQTQSDILTALSGAYGALQAPGQYGQYYVMTEIPSDDTYPVLSGTVTDQDQFDKFYLITTNPYLLAAWSDGYRGIYRCNTVIGRIEGVTMDATLKSRIIGEAKFLRALMYFNLVRFFGDVPLVLTEITDPLQGYDYGRTPTADVYAQINKDLTDAEAALPVSYTGADIGRATSGAAKSLLGKVYLTQKNYTGAATKLKEVIDRGTYSLLPSYANLFTPANKNSRESIFEVQYKKGNIGEGSNYANTYAPTNSGSAVVAFGGGGNNIPTADLERSYEANDPRKAISMATSYTSTSGARVDAYYIKKYLDPPVVVNDSEDDWYVLRYADVLLMYAEALNETGKTTDALPYLNQIRRRVSLADKAIGTQADMRLALEQERRSELAFEGHRWFDLVRTDRAIPVLNSKASAIGIKTTLTQNNLIFPIPQSQIDINPGKLKQNSGY is encoded by the coding sequence ATGAAAAAATCATATATCCTGGCGGGTCTGCTAACCCTAAGCCTGACCGCCTGCACCGATAAATTTCTGGACCTGGCGCCGATCTCGTCCATCAATACCTCGTCGTATTACCAGACCCAGTCCGACATTCTAACCGCTCTGAGCGGGGCGTATGGTGCCTTGCAGGCGCCCGGCCAATACGGGCAATACTACGTCATGACCGAAATACCGTCCGACGATACCTACCCCGTGCTGTCGGGTACCGTTACCGATCAGGATCAGTTCGATAAGTTCTATCTCATTACCACCAACCCGTACCTGCTGGCAGCCTGGAGCGACGGCTACCGGGGTATTTACCGCTGCAACACTGTGATCGGGCGTATCGAGGGCGTTACGATGGATGCGACGCTGAAAAGCCGCATTATCGGGGAAGCCAAGTTTCTGCGCGCGCTGATGTATTTCAATCTGGTGCGGTTTTTTGGTGATGTACCGCTGGTGCTGACCGAAATCACCGATCCGTTGCAGGGCTACGATTACGGCCGGACGCCTACTGCCGATGTGTATGCTCAGATCAACAAAGACCTGACGGATGCCGAAGCCGCGCTGCCCGTCAGCTACACGGGTGCCGACATCGGACGGGCCACGTCGGGAGCCGCCAAAAGCCTGCTGGGGAAAGTGTACCTGACCCAGAAAAACTACACCGGAGCCGCGACCAAACTCAAAGAAGTGATCGACCGGGGCACCTACTCGCTCCTGCCCAGCTACGCCAACCTGTTCACACCCGCCAACAAAAACAGTCGGGAGTCGATCTTCGAGGTGCAGTACAAGAAAGGCAACATCGGCGAGGGTAGCAACTACGCCAACACCTACGCCCCGACCAACTCAGGGAGCGCAGTCGTGGCATTTGGCGGGGGCGGCAACAACATCCCCACCGCCGACCTAGAACGGAGCTACGAAGCCAACGACCCGCGTAAAGCAATCTCGATGGCTACCAGCTACACAAGCACCAGCGGGGCGCGGGTCGATGCGTACTATATCAAAAAATACCTCGATCCGCCGGTCGTCGTCAACGACTCCGAAGACGACTGGTACGTGCTGCGCTACGCGGATGTGCTGCTGATGTATGCGGAAGCGCTCAACGAAACCGGCAAAACCACCGACGCCCTGCCGTACCTCAACCAGATTCGCCGTCGGGTGAGTCTGGCCGACAAAGCCATCGGCACCCAGGCTGATATGCGGCTGGCGCTGGAGCAGGAACGGCGGTCGGAGCTGGCGTTTGAAGGGCACCGCTGGTTCGACCTCGTCCGCACCGACCGCGCCATTCCGGTACTTAACTCGAAAGCGTCAGCTATCGGTATCAAAACCACGCTCACGCAGAACAACCTGATTTTTCCCATCCCGCAAAGCCAGATCGACATCAATCCGGGCAAACTCAAACAGAATTCCGGCTATTGA
- a CDS encoding ceramidase domain-containing protein — MTRSTVLPLLFRALLLTLGMGVVWGLLDWWLSGTIWQPMEISRSAKIVEYCEFNHIHRFFHQPSNTYSNLAYVFFGAFILLLANADSSRSGNARLNRLERFPALSVLVGGCFVYLGVGSAFFHASLTTIGQRVDMNATYGLMLSLISVAVYHIFHTVRLNPRRQLIWVLIVLVVIAYFWLLAPRLPSSRLLPALIVALTLGMLINYVQFRRQRSLWLVLASVALTFIAIKIRTMDVQKINCDPYSILQGHAIWHLLTGLSSFCAYLFFRLTSINIESRRTRSTGLVQ, encoded by the coding sequence ATGACAAGATCGACTGTGTTGCCACTGCTGTTTCGTGCGTTACTGCTCACGCTGGGGATGGGCGTTGTCTGGGGATTGCTCGACTGGTGGCTGAGTGGGACTATCTGGCAACCGATGGAGATAAGCCGGTCGGCGAAAATCGTCGAATACTGCGAGTTCAACCACATTCATCGCTTTTTCCACCAGCCCAGCAACACCTATTCCAACCTGGCGTACGTGTTCTTCGGTGCATTTATCCTGCTACTGGCGAATGCCGACAGCAGCCGATCCGGCAATGCGCGGCTAAACCGGCTCGAACGATTCCCGGCACTGTCGGTACTGGTGGGTGGGTGCTTTGTGTACCTCGGCGTCGGCAGCGCATTTTTTCACGCATCACTAACGACCATCGGGCAGCGCGTCGATATGAACGCGACTTACGGGCTGATGCTGTCGCTGATTAGCGTGGCGGTGTATCACATCTTCCATACCGTCCGGCTTAACCCACGCCGACAACTGATCTGGGTACTGATTGTGCTGGTCGTGATCGCGTATTTCTGGCTGTTGGCCCCGCGCCTGCCCAGTTCGCGGCTGCTACCCGCGCTGATTGTGGCCCTGACGCTGGGGATGCTCATCAACTACGTACAGTTCCGCCGGCAACGGTCACTGTGGCTGGTGCTGGCCAGTGTCGCGCTGACGTTTATCGCCATAAAAATCAGGACGATGGACGTGCAGAAAATCAACTGCGACCCGTATTCAATCCTCCAGGGTCACGCCATCTGGCATCTGCTGACGGGACTGAGTAGCTTTTGCGCGTATCTGTTTTTTCGTCTGACAAGTATCAACATAGAGTCACGGAGAACACGGAGTACAGGGCTAGTGCAGTAA
- a CDS encoding SusC/RagA family TonB-linked outer membrane protein: MKQPLLILSFLTVNLLLNDTAAAAQTLATARSVQVSSQRTADQTITGRVTDGSTNSGLPGVSVVVKGTSRGTTTDTDGNYRLSVPDQGVTLVFSFIGYATQEIVAGNRSTLDVTMATDDKTLSEIVVVGYGTQNRRELTGSVASLKTTTIKDQPVPNVVEGLAGRMPGVLIQQNTGSPGNAPSIKVRGLGSISAGNGPLVVIDGQPLNSGTQTNAGGLNQLNPNDIDKIDVLKDASATAIYGSRGANGVVMVTTKRGKAGQNRINFDYYIGSQEVSKKMSVLNAQQFAEFNKEATNTAYLERVAGASVNDPNSARPAGLRYRYPQGVEFPGVNFNDPNSLTSYDYQDMIFRKAPISNYQLSASGGSEKVQYFLSGNYLKQDGIIRKSGINRYTVRSNVDAQLSSKLKVGVSFSPTYQTESRVNSDGHWASNGVINAALTLLPFIPIYQPGTSVYNSELYYATPYDWSGVTNPVANITEVDNNVSQLRLLGNAYAELAIYKTLRYRGTVGADLNYLRQNYYQTSAIPTSSLLPLTPNSAYAYTNQNINWVTNHTLNYTLDLSNTHHVEALVGLESQRNDFEESQVNANNFPNDIVRTINAGTITGGTSNRTQWTLASYFARVIYNYKDRYLFNASIRSDGSSRFGPTNRFGTFPSASVGWRIIEEPFMKSVPVITDLKLRASYGLSGNNAFTTNYPAIGVLTKDNYVFGNALSNGLATSSIANNRLGWEKSRQTDIGLDLGLFQNRVFLTADYYNRITTDLLLSVQVPTLTGFSTAVQNIGKVKNEGMEFALSTRNIDGGGKGLTWTTDLNLSFNRNTVLALGPNGDAIINNSGIGSTNITVVGKPLGNFYGYQQLGIFQNQAQLDAYPHFSDSRPGDIKYADVNGDGKIDANDRTIIGNNQPDFIYGITNSLSFKGFDLSIVAQGVQGGQILNLSRRFFENLEGNQNQLTVVEGRWRSEQNPGDGKTPRANARSTGSNGQVSSRWVENASYFRIRNITLGYNFPQALTQKAKIQTLRLYAGVQNAVTFSKYLGYNPEVSGYEGPLTGGVDYGSYPLARTYTVGLNLGF, encoded by the coding sequence ATGAAGCAACCTCTTCTAATCCTATCTTTTTTAACGGTTAATCTGCTGCTGAACGACACGGCCGCTGCGGCCCAGACACTGGCCACGGCCCGGTCGGTGCAAGTTTCGTCGCAGCGCACGGCCGACCAGACCATTACGGGGCGCGTGACGGATGGGTCTACCAATAGCGGTTTGCCGGGAGTTAGCGTTGTGGTGAAGGGCACCAGCCGGGGCACCACCACCGACACCGATGGTAACTACCGCCTGAGTGTTCCGGATCAGGGTGTTACGCTGGTGTTTTCGTTTATCGGCTATGCCACGCAGGAAATCGTCGCTGGCAACCGCAGCACCCTCGACGTTACGATGGCCACCGATGATAAAACGCTCAGCGAAATCGTCGTTGTCGGCTACGGCACCCAGAACCGGCGCGAACTGACCGGTTCTGTGGCGTCGCTGAAAACGACCACCATCAAAGACCAGCCCGTTCCGAACGTGGTTGAAGGGCTGGCGGGCCGGATGCCGGGTGTGCTTATTCAGCAGAACACCGGTTCGCCTGGCAACGCGCCGTCCATCAAAGTGCGCGGGCTTGGGTCGATCAGCGCGGGCAATGGGCCGCTGGTCGTCATCGACGGGCAACCGCTCAACTCCGGCACCCAGACTAATGCCGGTGGCCTCAATCAGCTGAACCCCAATGATATCGACAAGATCGACGTACTGAAAGATGCGTCGGCAACGGCTATCTACGGGTCGCGGGGAGCCAACGGGGTCGTGATGGTCACAACCAAACGCGGCAAGGCGGGGCAAAACCGGATCAACTTCGACTACTACATCGGTTCGCAGGAGGTCAGCAAGAAGATGAGCGTGCTAAACGCGCAGCAGTTTGCTGAATTCAACAAGGAAGCTACTAATACGGCCTATCTGGAACGGGTTGCGGGGGCGTCGGTCAACGATCCCAACAGTGCGCGGCCGGCCGGTTTACGGTACCGTTACCCGCAGGGCGTGGAGTTTCCCGGCGTGAACTTCAACGACCCCAACAGCCTGACTTCCTACGACTATCAGGACATGATTTTCCGCAAAGCACCCATCAGCAACTACCAGTTGTCGGCGTCGGGCGGTAGCGAGAAAGTGCAGTATTTCCTGTCGGGCAACTACCTCAAGCAGGACGGTATTATCCGCAAGTCGGGTATCAACCGCTATACCGTCCGCTCCAACGTCGACGCCCAGCTTAGTTCGAAACTGAAAGTCGGCGTCAGCTTCAGCCCGACCTATCAGACCGAAAGCCGGGTCAATTCCGATGGTCACTGGGCCAGCAACGGGGTTATCAACGCGGCCCTGACGCTACTGCCGTTTATCCCGATCTACCAGCCCGGCACCAGCGTTTATAACTCGGAACTGTACTACGCCACGCCCTACGACTGGTCGGGCGTAACGAACCCGGTGGCCAACATTACCGAAGTCGACAACAACGTGTCACAGCTTCGCTTGCTCGGTAATGCCTACGCCGAACTGGCCATCTATAAGACGCTGCGGTACCGGGGCACCGTCGGGGCCGACCTGAACTACCTGCGCCAGAACTACTACCAGACGTCGGCAATCCCCACCAGCAGCCTGCTCCCGCTGACGCCGAACAGTGCGTACGCCTACACCAACCAGAACATAAACTGGGTTACGAACCACACGCTGAATTACACGCTCGACCTAAGCAATACGCATCATGTCGAAGCCCTGGTCGGGCTGGAGTCGCAGCGCAACGATTTCGAGGAAAGCCAGGTCAACGCCAACAACTTCCCCAATGACATCGTCCGCACCATCAATGCGGGCACCATCACGGGCGGTACGTCTAACCGGACGCAGTGGACGCTGGCGTCGTACTTCGCGCGGGTCATCTACAATTACAAAGACCGCTACCTGTTCAATGCCTCGATTCGGAGCGACGGCTCATCGCGGTTTGGCCCAACCAATCGCTTCGGTACGTTCCCATCGGCGTCGGTGGGCTGGCGCATCATCGAGGAGCCGTTTATGAAATCGGTACCCGTCATTACCGACCTGAAACTCCGCGCCAGCTACGGCCTGTCGGGTAACAACGCCTTTACCACCAACTACCCCGCCATCGGTGTGCTGACCAAAGACAACTATGTATTTGGCAACGCCCTGTCGAACGGACTGGCCACCAGCAGCATCGCCAACAACCGGCTCGGCTGGGAAAAAAGTCGGCAGACCGACATTGGCCTTGATTTGGGGCTGTTTCAGAACCGCGTTTTCCTGACGGCCGATTACTACAATCGGATAACGACGGACCTGCTGCTATCGGTGCAGGTGCCAACGCTGACGGGCTTCTCGACGGCGGTGCAGAACATTGGTAAGGTCAAAAACGAAGGGATGGAGTTTGCCCTCTCGACGCGCAACATCGACGGTGGCGGCAAGGGTCTCACCTGGACTACCGACCTGAACCTGTCGTTTAACCGCAACACGGTGCTGGCCCTCGGCCCCAACGGCGACGCCATCATCAACAACTCGGGTATCGGGTCGACCAATATCACCGTTGTCGGGAAGCCGCTGGGCAATTTCTACGGCTACCAGCAGCTCGGCATTTTCCAGAATCAGGCTCAGCTCGACGCATACCCGCACTTCTCCGACAGCCGGCCGGGCGACATCAAATACGCCGACGTCAACGGCGACGGGAAGATCGACGCCAACGACCGGACCATTATCGGCAATAACCAGCCCGATTTCATCTACGGCATCACCAACTCGCTGTCGTTTAAAGGCTTCGATTTGAGCATAGTTGCGCAGGGGGTGCAGGGTGGTCAGATTCTGAACCTGTCGCGCCGGTTTTTCGAGAACCTGGAAGGCAACCAGAACCAGCTGACGGTGGTGGAAGGCCGGTGGCGGTCGGAGCAGAACCCCGGCGATGGCAAAACCCCGCGCGCCAACGCCCGCTCGACGGGCAGCAATGGCCAGGTGTCGAGCCGGTGGGTTGAGAACGCGTCGTACTTCCGGATTCGCAACATCACGCTGGGTTACAACTTCCCGCAGGCACTGACGCAGAAGGCCAAAATCCAGACGCTGCGCCTGTATGCGGGGGTGCAGAACGCCGTTACGTTCTCGAAATACCTCGGCTACAACCCGGAAGTAAGCGGCTACGAAGGCCCGCTGACCGGTGGCGTCGACTACGGTTCCTATCCGCTGGCCCGCACCTACACCGTTGGCTTAAACCTGGGCTTCTAA
- a CDS encoding phosphoribosylanthranilate isomerase → MFTCTRLKVCCISSPDEARLAIQLGADALGLVGAMPSGPGVVADSLAADIVRQVPPPIATFMLTSETTAAGILAHHSRVQASTIQLVDAVPADTYAQLRDALPTVKLVQVIHVTDERNVAEALTAVANGADALLLDSGNPNLSVKELGGTGRVHNWQISRAIVDQSPVPVFLAGGLNPANVREAIEQVRPFGLDICSGVRTDGQLDADKLRAFVDRLR, encoded by the coding sequence ATGTTTACCTGTACCCGCCTGAAAGTTTGCTGCATCAGCAGTCCCGACGAAGCCCGGCTGGCTATTCAACTCGGTGCCGACGCGCTGGGGCTGGTTGGGGCCATGCCCAGCGGCCCCGGTGTTGTGGCCGATTCGCTAGCCGCCGACATTGTTAGGCAGGTACCGCCCCCCATCGCAACCTTTATGCTGACGTCGGAAACCACGGCAGCCGGTATTCTGGCGCACCACAGCCGGGTGCAGGCTAGCACGATTCAACTCGTCGACGCGGTTCCGGCCGATACCTACGCCCAACTGCGCGACGCCCTGCCAACGGTAAAGCTGGTACAGGTTATTCACGTGACCGACGAACGCAACGTGGCCGAAGCACTAACAGCCGTAGCCAACGGAGCCGATGCCCTGCTGCTCGATTCGGGTAACCCCAACCTGAGCGTGAAAGAACTGGGCGGTACGGGCCGGGTGCATAACTGGCAGATCAGCCGGGCTATAGTCGACCAATCGCCGGTCCCCGTTTTTCTGGCGGGGGGTCTCAACCCAGCCAACGTGCGCGAGGCTATCGAGCAGGTTCGCCCATTCGGCCTCGACATTTGCAGTGGCGTTCGGACCGATGGGCAACTCGACGCCGACAAACTTCGGGCTTTCGTCGATCGGCTACGATAG